The genomic region ACCATTTACATTCCCCCATGTACTTTTTGTTGGCAAATCTCTCCTTCATTGACACAGGTGTTTCCAGCATTGCAACCCCAAAGATGATTTCTGACCTTTTCAGAAGACACAAAGTCATCTCCTTGAGAGGCTGCATCACTCAAATGTTCTTTATTCACACTGTTGGGGGTGCAGAGATGGTGCTGCTCATagtcatggcctatgaccggtacttggccatctgcaagcccctCCACTACCTGACCATCATGAGCCTAAGAGTGTGCACTTCTCTTCTGGCTGTTGCTTGGACCATTGGACTCATCCACTCTGTGGCCCAGCTGGCTTTTGTTGTCAACTTACCCTTTTGTGGCCCCAATGAAATGGATAGCTTTTACTGTGATTTTCCTCGGTTCATCAAACTTGCATGTACAGACACGTACAGATTGGAGTTTCTGGTCACTGCCAACAGTGGTTTCATCTCCATGGGCACCTTCTTGATCCTAATTGTGTCTTATATCTTCATCCTGTTCACGGTTCGCAAACACTCTTCAGGTGGTTCATCCAAGGCCCTTTCTACCCTCTCAGCTCACATCACTGTGGTAGTTTTCTTCTTTGGCCCTTGCATTATTGTCTATGTGTGGCCATTCCCTACCTTACCCATAGATAAATTTTTAGCCATCTTTGATGCTCTTATCACTCCTTTTATGAATCCCATTATCTATACACTTAGAAACAAGGAGATGAAGATGGCAATGAGGAGACTGTTTGGTAAGGTTTTAAGTTTGAAGAAGAGTTTTTTCATGCACAGTCCAAGAAATTCAGATTGATCTTGACTATTCTTGGAAATTGTCCTCTTTTAATTacacttttcatatatattttcagtGCATTTAATGatattgtttgggcttccctggtggctcagtggtaaagaatctgcctgtaagcaGGAGataacaggtttgatccctgggtcgggaagactttTCATAAATCTTTTCAGTGTATTTAAGATTTTCAGTATCCACTGTGAAACCTCTCCTCAGGGATTCTGTTCTGAGCTCATCAGTTTTTCATAGGGATACTTACTCTAAAGAATCTGATAATATTAGGGAGTAGAAAATTCAGTGGGCTTCTCCGGtagctcagcgataaagaatctacctgcaatgaaggagatgcaggttcaatctctgagttgggaatatctactaggaggagggcatggcaacccacggacagaggagcctagtgggctacagaccgtagggctgcaaagagtcggacacgactaaagtaactgaacacacatgcacagtaAATTCAGCACTGAAATATAATGTCCTTATTAGTTTTTATTATAGATGTTGGTAGAGGCTCATGTCTCATATAATGGGCACGTTTTCTATTAAAACAAAATGTTGGATACTCTTCTCTTTGGTAGCAATTCTCAAATATGGAGCTCTTCtggtatacatatatactgtTATTCAAGCTCTTTGTGTTTCTCAGTGTCTATATacccagaagaaaaaacaaaacaaaaaaagaaaactacctaTGTAACTGAGAATTTGAGGCTTCTAACATCTTAATTTTGCCATCCACACCCAGATTTAATTAATAATAAGGTGTTTTCATTTAGTTAGGATTAGAATATTAAATTTTGGATAACTCATAGAGTGACAACTCAGGAGGCATTAATCTTATTAATTAATCAAATGTTTTGAGACCCGGTCATGTAAATTTCTACTCCTCAGTGTTTATGATTTTTCCTAAGCAAGAATCACTATTTTTATATGACAATGATAATTATGTGAGACTAAATGATTATAAATGGATTGAATATTTTTTAGATAAGAGGCaatactgaatttaaaaaaaaagatatctataTTATGAGAATGAGGTtaataactaaataaaacaaagtgtagaaattacaaaagaaaatttattacaaaactgtataaatgaagaaataaaaagaaaatctattactAAACTGTATAATGAAGAAATGTATTAAACTTTCCATGTGTTAAAATGTTGCatgtaattattaaaaaataaatataccattCAGAAATAGTATAAGTATTCAACGAGTAtctcactgttcttttttttaaaggaaagtttgtttttattatttaactggagtatagttgatttacaatattatgttagtttcagatatatagcatagtgattttttctgattatattccgttataggttattataagatattgagtataattccctgtgctatacagtaaatccccGTTGCTTATTTATTCTTGTACAGTAttttttgtatctcttaatcccataattctaatttattcctcctctcctccttggtaaccataaatttgttttctgtgtctgtgagtctatttctgctttgtatacagattcatttgtattatttttagagcatatataagtgatatcatgttgtatttgtctctctctgacatttcactaagcatattCTTTAAGTCcatttatgttgctgcaaatggcaatatttcattcttttttgtggtcgAGTTGTAtgtcatttgtatatatatatatatatatatatatatacatatatatatatattattctatgGTGCTTTTTAATGTTCTGGAGGAATTCATCAAGCAGACTAGCTTATGCAAAAAATTGCATAAATAGAAATTCAATTAATCAGAAAATGTACTGAATATTTGCTGTATCTAAATCCTGTGTCAGGAGCTGTAGAAAACTGTGTTAGaagtatataatttaattttaggaAGGGACAATGGATCTCCAAGGCAAAAATCATTGCAAGTAAGTAAGGAGTGCGGTTGGGTGGGCAGACTGAACAAAAAGGTTTGAGTAGAGGGGATTCATGAATTTGTGAACATTATGGAATGGAGTTAGAAGTCATGCTGACTCATCTTCTGAGGTAAGTGCATGCCTTGGGAAGGAGAGAAGCTTCTGGAGAGCTCTGAAGGCTAAGGGTAGACTGATGCCACAGCATGCCAGAGGATGGATCCCTACTGTACCTCATTGCCTAACCAGGGTCCAcgaagcctgaaaagatttgaccCTGCCAACTTCATtgagccttttccttcttcttagcCATTTTGGACTTGTTGCTTGAGTATACCAAGCTCATGGTCTGAGACCTGTACACTGGCCCTGCATTTCACTCGTGGAGAGTTTTGCCTAGGTAAACGTAGGGCTGGTTCCTTCTCTTCATCCAGATATCAGCTTGAAGGCCAACACAGAAAAAATTCTTATCTAAGGAAGTTTTTGCCTTACTACTCTTGTTATTCTATACCATATGCTTTGTTTAATACcttcatgactttttaaaaaaatctatttgagAGATtgctttgttagttttttttctcCCACTGGAAAGAAAGGTCTATAAATCAGGAAATAAGAATTTTTGTTATTTGTACCtagcgtgcgtgcatgctaagtcgcttcagtcttgtccaactctgtgtgaccctatgaactatagcccaccagggccttctgtccatgtgattctccaggcaagaatactggagtgggctgtccttccctcctccatagaatctttctgacccagggattgaacccatatctcttaagtctcatgcactggcaggagggttgtttaccactagcgccaactgggaagccctttgtacCTAGAGGGATACCCAATTTATGCAGGAAGTCAGTAATATTTGCCTGCCTTAGAGTAGGAAGTCAACAATTATTTGTGCAAACAGCAATGGTAAACAAAagctgaggaggagaaagaaacaactCTTTCCTTCTGAATCAGAAGGTatagaaaagaatgggaaaatctGGTAGATTTATAACAAACATTTTGTGTTAACTTTTTCAGGATAACAAACTAGTGGAGTCTAAAGTACATTTGTAGCTTACatatgctgctaagtcgcttcagtcatgtccgactctgtgcgaccccatagacggcagcccaccaggctctgccgtccctgggatcctccaggtaagaatactggagtgggttgccatttccttctccagcttagATATAGATAAGcacaaaaaagaagaggaaaaaagtcaCCAAAAATAATCCCACTGAAACACAACAGTTAAAATTTTGTTATGTTTCTTTTgagatatttatttatgtatttgagcttcccacatggtgctagtggtaaagaatccacctgccaatgcaggagtcatgggtttgatcactgggtcaggaagatccactggaggagggcatggcagcccactccagtattattgagtggagaatcccacagaggaggtTCTGGctggctacagaccatagggtcattTCCAATTATCAGTTACCAACAGTACTGCTATGAAAGACCTTGATGTATATCATTGTATATATAAAGCTTTGACTCCTTACTCATGACAACTTaacagaaatgaaatcactatgcTGAAATATATTTGTAAGGTTTCATTATATATTGCAAAATTGTCCTCTAAAATGGTTGGGTCAATTTAAAATTCCTTCACCAGCAGTGAATTAGAGGACTAGTTTGTCCCACCTTTGCAAAAGGTGGAtgtataattaattttaatctttataaacctaaaaaataaaattgctatttacttatccaattaaaattttcttaatttttgttataaaatattacatatttataaaatatgtagcACATATTTAAGTTAGAAAGTATAATACCGGTGATCCCACCTATCATTGCACATATTCTCCTAACTTCTATTCCTTTACTCTGCTTCCC from Dama dama isolate Ldn47 chromosome 12, ASM3311817v1, whole genome shotgun sequence harbors:
- the LOC133066851 gene encoding olfactory receptor 4F3/4F16/4F29-like; translation: MDGGNRSVVSEFLLQGLTSSWEIQILLFLFFTVFYIASMLGNLLIVLTILSDHHLHSPMYFLLANLSFIDTGVSSIATPKMISDLFRRHKVISLRGCITQMFFIHTVGGAEMVLLIVMAYDRYLAICKPLHYLTIMSLRVCTSLLAVAWTIGLIHSVAQLAFVVNLPFCGPNEMDSFYCDFPRFIKLACTDTYRLEFLVTANSGFISMGTFLILIVSYIFILFTVRKHSSGGSSKALSTLSAHITVVVFFFGPCIIVYVWPFPTLPIDKFLAIFDALITPFMNPIIYTLRNKEMKMAMRRLFGKVLSLKKSFFMHSPRNSD